Proteins from a genomic interval of Aquila chrysaetos chrysaetos chromosome 20, bAquChr1.4, whole genome shotgun sequence:
- the CHDH gene encoding choline dehydrogenase, mitochondrial, translating into MSYLVKGVKCCSPVNQMHKVTGTLFKAHILKNILGINEQQLKISRTSSQLSSEKANTYNYVIVGAGSAGCVLANRLTEDPLSTVLLLEAGPKDTFLGSKRLMWKIHMPAALTYNLCDEKYNWYYHTTSQKHMDHRIMYWPRGRVWGGSSSLNAMVYVRGHAEDYNQWSRKGARGWDYEHCLPYFKKAQTHELGPDQYRGGNGPLYVSRGKTNHPLHHAFLEATQQAGYPFTDDMNGYQQEGFGWMDMTVHQGQRWSTASAYLHPAISRPNLSVAEKTLVTKILFQGTKSIGVEYVKNGQRKKAFASKEVILSGGAINSPQLLMLSGIGNADDLKKLGIPVVCHLPGVGQNLQDHLEVYVQQKCTKPITLYNAQKPVNMVRIGLEWLWKFTGEGATAHLESGGFIRSEPGVPHPDIQFHFLPSQVIDHGRVASTMEAYQVHVGPMRSMSVGWLKLKSTDPNDHPIIEPNYMSTERDIWEFRQCVKLTREIFAQRAFEKFRGPEIQPGNHVQSDKEIDAFIRQKADSAYHPSCTCKMGQPSDSTAVVDPQTKVIGVENLRVVDASIMPSVVSGNLNAPTIMIAEKAADIIKGLPSLQEKNVPVYKPKTLETQR; encoded by the exons ATGTCATACTTAGTGAAAGGAGTTAAATGTTGCAGTCCTGTGAATCAGATGCACAAAGTAACAGGAACTCTGTTTAAAGCacacatattaaaaaacatattgGGCATCAATgaacaacaattaaaaatttCACGTACGTCATCTCAACTTAGTTCTGAAAAGGCAAACACTTATAATTATGTCATTGTTGGAGCTGGATCAGCAGGGTGTGTATTAGCCAACAGGTTGACTGAAGACCCCCTCAGTACTGTACTACTTTTGGAAGCAGGCCCTAAAGATACGTTTCTAGGTAGTAAAAGGCTGATGTGGAAGATTCATATGCCTGCTGCATTAACTTACAACCTCTGTGATGAGAAGTATAACTGGTATTACCACACAACATCACAAAAGCATATGGATCACCGAATTATGTACTGGCCCCGAGGAAGAGTGTGGGGTGGGTCCTCTTCTCTCAATGCTATGGTGTATGTGCGTGGGCATGCAGAAGATTATAATCAATGGAGCAGGAAAGGGGCTAGAGGATGGGACTATGAACATTGCTTGCCCTATTTTAAGAAAGCACAGACACATGAACTGGGGCCAGATCAGTATAGAGGTGGAAATGGACCCCTGTATGTGTcaagagggaaaacaaaccatCCTCTTCATCATGCATTCCTGGAGGCAACCCAGCAAGCTGGGTATCCCTTCACAGATGATATGAATGGCTATCAGCAAGAAGGATTTGGCTGGATGGACATGACTGTACACCAAG GTCAAAGATGGAGCACAGCTAGTGCTTACCTTCACCCAGCCATATCACGCCCAAATTTGTCAGTTGCAGAGAAGACACTTGTAACAAAAATCTTGTTTCAAGGAACAAAATCTATTGGTGTTGAGTATGTGAAAAATGggcaaaggaaaaag GCTTTTGCCAgtaaagaagttattttaagtGGAGGTGCCATAAATTCTCCACAGCTGCTTATGTTGTCTGGGATTGGCAATGCAGATGATCTAAAAAAACTGGGGATCCCTGTTGTTTGCCATCTTCCTG GAGTAGGCCAGAACCTTCAAGATCATTTAGAAGTGTACGTCCAGCAAAAGTGCACCAAACCTATTACTCTATATAATGCACAAAAGCCAGTTAATATGGTGAGGATTGGTCTAGAATGGCTTTGGAAGTTTACAG GTGAGGGAGCCACTGCCCACTTAGAATCTGGTGGGTTTATTCGAAGTGAACCAGGGGTTCCTCACCCCGACATTCAGTTCCACTTTCTCCCTTCTCAGGTGATTGATCATGGCCGGGTTGCTTCCACAATGGAAGCTTACCAG GTCCACGTGGGACCCATGAGGAGCATGAGTGTGGGCTGGCTAAAGCTGAAGAGTACAGACCCAAATGACCATCCTATCATTGAGCCTAACTACATGTCAACAG aaaGAGATATTTGGGAATTCCGCCAGTGTGTCAAGTTGACCAGAGAGATCTTTGCTCAgagagcttttgaaaaatttcgCGGGCCTGAAATTCAACCAGGAAACCATGTTCAGTCTGACAAAGAAATAGATGCTTTCATAAGGCAGAAGGCTGATAGTGCTTATCATCCTTCCTGCACCTGTAAAATGGGTCAGCCTTCAGATAGCACTGCTGTAGTTGATCCCCAAACAAAAGTAATTGGAGTTGAAAACTTGAGAGTAGTAGATGCTTCAATAATGCCCAGTGTTGTCAGTGGAAATTTGAATGCCCCAACTATTATGATAGCAGAGAAAGCTGCAGATATAATTAAGGGCCTCCCATCgcttcaggagaaaaatgttcCTGTATATAAGCCCAAGACCTTGGAAACACAGAGATAA